Proteins encoded in a region of the Planococcus shixiaomingii genome:
- a CDS encoding methyltransferase domain-containing protein encodes MKETILSYDDLLEMLDSLLREPAEFWNTFYLDREKRVPFFANKPDENLVSYYERKLADPKNVLELGCGPGRNAIYFAEKGAEVDAVDLSEESLRWAEERAEERGVAVNFIRSNIFELPIKDNTYDMVYDSGCFHHIAPHRRMQYIEMIQKALKPGGHFAITCFVQGGELGGSDITDWEVYRSRSLIGGLGFTEEKIRTIFKDFEEIEIRKMKDVGGDEEVFSVPALWTALFRKKRKRTASRI; translated from the coding sequence TTGAAAGAGACGATTCTGAGTTACGACGATCTGTTGGAGATGTTGGATTCACTATTGCGCGAACCGGCGGAGTTCTGGAACACGTTTTATTTAGACAGAGAAAAGAGGGTGCCATTTTTCGCCAACAAACCCGATGAAAACCTGGTAAGTTATTATGAAAGAAAACTTGCAGACCCGAAAAACGTATTGGAATTAGGATGCGGTCCCGGAAGAAACGCCATTTACTTTGCAGAAAAAGGGGCAGAGGTCGATGCGGTCGACTTGTCTGAAGAATCACTTCGCTGGGCAGAAGAGCGGGCAGAAGAAAGGGGCGTTGCTGTAAACTTTATTCGCAGTAATATTTTTGAACTGCCTATCAAAGACAACACATATGATATGGTCTATGATTCCGGTTGCTTCCATCATATTGCTCCACACCGAAGAATGCAGTACATAGAAATGATTCAAAAAGCGCTTAAACCGGGCGGCCATTTTGCGATTACTTGTTTTGTCCAGGGGGGCGAACTGGGTGGATCCGATATAACCGATTGGGAGGTTTATCGATCCCGGAGTTTGATCGGCGGACTCGGATTTACAGAAGAAAAAATCCGAACAATATTTAAAGATTTCGAGGAAATTGAGATTCGCAAAATGAAAGATGTAGGCGGAGATGAGGAAGTGTTCAGTGTGCCTGCCCTTTGGACTGCTTTATTCAGGAAAAAGCGAAAGCGCACCGCCAGTAGAATTTAA
- a CDS encoding PadR family transcriptional regulator, with translation MEINKEVLKGHIDTLILSLLHTRDMYGYEIAKMVREKTDDQFELKEGTLYLSLKRLEKNEWISSYWGDEQGPGGRRKYYKLTTQGEAGFEEKRLEWQFVKKMIDSFLEGGDKA, from the coding sequence ATGGAGATAAATAAAGAAGTCTTAAAAGGGCATATCGATACGTTAATTTTGTCGCTTTTACATACGAGAGATATGTACGGCTATGAAATAGCGAAAATGGTCCGTGAAAAAACTGATGATCAGTTTGAATTAAAAGAAGGTACGCTCTATTTATCTTTAAAGAGATTAGAAAAAAACGAGTGGATTTCTTCCTATTGGGGGGACGAACAAGGGCCTGGTGGAAGAAGGAAATATTACAAACTTACGACGCAAGGGGAAGCGGGCTTTGAAGAAAAACGCTTGGAATGGCAATTTGTAAAAAAAATGATTGATTCGTTCTTAGAAGGGGGAGATAAAGCATGA
- a CDS encoding permease prefix domain 1-containing protein, giving the protein MKQIEAYVDEVYRNVGGNKQEIGELKAEMKNHLLEAVFELKSEGKTEYEAIELAIERFGGEKEMRSVVEQLFRAQKMFAKSVLNAAIAILLLSLALYGFVAAIETGNSSETSLVTSGALDMLNGKETISADMEKEIQQLVLGTDQITKIQVYNVRDVNKNFEGNISTFEYTRKATPAFKYDRTVWAPKLLYKSGPFEHGSREWYVAVEFKRLGSFLPLVSLVGVAVYFTLFTIWATINAYHHKRLKIGWVIVFALLNVIGYFIYLLVGNRTVKD; this is encoded by the coding sequence ATGAAACAAATAGAAGCGTATGTTGACGAGGTGTACCGCAATGTAGGGGGGAATAAGCAAGAAATCGGCGAGCTAAAAGCGGAGATGAAAAATCATCTGTTAGAGGCAGTTTTTGAACTGAAATCTGAAGGGAAAACAGAGTATGAAGCAATTGAACTCGCCATTGAACGGTTTGGCGGCGAAAAAGAAATGCGTTCGGTTGTAGAGCAATTGTTTAGAGCCCAAAAAATGTTCGCGAAATCTGTTTTAAATGCAGCAATTGCCATACTTCTTTTGAGTCTAGCTTTATATGGATTTGTTGCTGCAATAGAAACAGGGAATTCCAGTGAAACTTCTTTAGTAACTTCAGGCGCTTTAGACATGTTAAATGGAAAAGAAACAATTTCAGCGGATATGGAAAAAGAAATCCAACAGTTGGTTCTTGGAACAGATCAAATTACTAAAATCCAAGTTTACAATGTACGTGATGTAAATAAAAATTTTGAAGGCAACATTTCAACGTTCGAGTATACAAGAAAAGCAACACCTGCATTTAAATATGACAGAACCGTATGGGCTCCGAAGTTGCTATACAAGTCCGGGCCCTTTGAACACGGCAGCCGCGAATGGTATGTTGCAGTGGAATTTAAGCGTCTCGGATCATTTTTACCTTTAGTTTCACTTGTGGGAGTCGCGGTATATTTTACACTGTTTACCATTTGGGCAACGATCAATGCATATCATCATAAACGATTGAAGATAGGTTGGGTTATTGTTTTTGCTTTATTGAATGTGATTGGTTATTTTATTTATTTGTTAGTAGGGAATAGGACAGTAAAGGATTGA
- a CDS encoding flavodoxin family protein: MMTLKAVLLNASLKSTDEPSHTEGFMKDVQVYYNQLGVESEIIRLADFKIAYGVQEDMGGDDEWPKIFEKVMGADILIIGTPLWLGEKSSLATQAIERLYGSSSVTNDKGQAVFYNKVGGAVVTGNEDGAKHASASLLYGLSHIGFLIPPNVDAYWVGEAGPGASYMDAGRDNDFTKAAIKRLAYNTYHLANMLKTTPIPAEGNTLD; this comes from the coding sequence ATCATGACACTAAAAGCAGTATTATTAAACGCCTCATTAAAAAGTACAGATGAACCGTCTCATACGGAAGGTTTCATGAAAGATGTTCAAGTTTATTACAACCAACTGGGTGTAGAATCTGAAATTATCAGGTTAGCGGATTTCAAAATAGCATACGGGGTCCAGGAAGATATGGGAGGAGATGATGAATGGCCGAAGATATTTGAAAAAGTAATGGGCGCTGATATTCTCATTATTGGAACCCCTCTTTGGCTTGGAGAAAAAAGTTCACTGGCTACCCAGGCAATAGAGCGTCTTTATGGGAGCAGCAGCGTAACAAACGACAAAGGACAGGCTGTTTTCTACAACAAAGTCGGAGGTGCTGTTGTAACGGGAAATGAAGACGGAGCCAAACACGCCTCAGCATCTCTTTTATACGGATTGTCGCATATCGGTTTCCTGATTCCGCCGAATGTGGATGCTTATTGGGTCGGGGAAGCGGGTCCTGGAGCTTCTTACATGGACGCTGGCAGAGACAACGATTTTACAAAAGCTGCAATAAAGAGGCTGGCATACAACACATACCATTTGGCCAACATGCTGAAAACCACACCAATACCTGCAGAAGGAAATACATTGGACTAA
- a CDS encoding NUDIX hydrolase: protein MVIAGAFVIDPEERILLQQRSDTGEWGLPGGFMEMNETIQESAKREVYEETGLQMKQLKLFGIYSGPNYDKTFANGDQVSMVQIIFTCRQYEGHLVERNEESLQNKFYRINELPQNLFGDHKDFFEDLLSEKLHPVIK from the coding sequence ATGGTGATAGCGGGTGCATTTGTTATCGATCCAGAAGAACGGATTCTGTTGCAGCAGCGGTCGGATACAGGGGAATGGGGCCTCCCTGGGGGATTCATGGAAATGAATGAAACCATTCAAGAATCAGCGAAAAGGGAAGTTTATGAAGAAACGGGCTTGCAAATGAAGCAGCTTAAGCTATTTGGTATTTATTCGGGTCCGAATTATGACAAAACCTTTGCAAATGGAGATCAAGTTTCCATGGTGCAGATAATATTCACCTGCAGGCAGTATGAAGGCCATTTAGTTGAACGGAATGAAGAATCCTTACAAAACAAATTTTACAGAATAAATGAATTGCCTCAAAATCTTTTCGGCGATCACAAAGATTTTTTTGAGGATCTGCTTTCAGAGAAACTTCATCCGGTTATTAAGTGA
- a CDS encoding YoaK family protein, protein MEKKKTEGTQISTALTMLAIFLMGFIDAYTFLQQNEAFVTAQTGNLVSLSVKLFSGQWKEAISHVWVFVGFAIGAFAGEAVIDRSRDKGIKKYRFYLLIQTILLLALALAQEHVAGAIMLFVLGTLAGYELTIFRKFRGTSVNNGIMTGNTKNLMGHLYQLIFNNDSKAKSHFNNLAATVLIFMMGVGAGTLIIQVNASYNLWAAFIISLLTFGWTTAHQARPSQR, encoded by the coding sequence ATGGAAAAAAAGAAAACCGAAGGAACTCAAATAAGTACCGCCCTAACTATGTTGGCCATCTTTTTAATGGGATTTATCGATGCGTATACATTTCTACAACAAAATGAGGCTTTTGTGACCGCACAGACCGGAAATCTGGTGAGCTTGAGTGTAAAACTCTTCTCTGGCCAATGGAAAGAAGCGATAAGTCATGTGTGGGTTTTCGTAGGATTTGCGATTGGGGCATTCGCTGGTGAAGCCGTAATTGATCGTTCCCGCGATAAAGGCATTAAAAAGTATCGCTTTTATTTACTGATCCAAACGATACTTCTCTTAGCACTTGCACTGGCTCAGGAACATGTGGCTGGAGCCATCATGCTTTTCGTTCTCGGAACGCTCGCAGGTTACGAATTGACAATCTTCCGGAAATTCCGCGGCACTTCCGTCAACAACGGAATCATGACTGGCAACACCAAAAACTTGATGGGCCATTTATATCAACTGATATTTAATAATGATTCAAAAGCTAAATCACACTTTAACAATTTGGCGGCTACTGTCTTAATTTTCATGATGGGCGTCGGCGCTGGTACACTCATCATACAGGTTAATGCCAGCTATAACTTATGGGCTGCATTCATCATCTCCCTCCTTACGTTTGGATGGACAACAGCTCATCAAGCCCGCCCTTCGCAACGATAG
- a CDS encoding TetR/AcrR family transcriptional regulator — MSAEKILHIALNHFANEGYEGASLGKIAEEAGIKKPSIYAHYKGKDDLFLSAMNYALNSQKFHLATYFREMRDETLQVVLLGYFEWFIKEIDKNEEMKFILRSTYFPPIRLEKEIAELINPFFDNLHRHLTRMLRERERHEKILYSDDYSSCALAFITVTEGTITELVYSGIEGYEKRFKSVWPVFWRGLIR; from the coding sequence ATGAGCGCTGAAAAAATTCTCCATATTGCTTTAAATCATTTTGCAAACGAGGGCTACGAAGGGGCATCTTTGGGGAAAATTGCAGAAGAGGCGGGAATCAAAAAACCGTCCATTTATGCGCATTACAAAGGAAAAGATGATTTGTTCCTTTCGGCGATGAACTATGCTTTGAACAGCCAAAAATTTCACTTGGCAACTTATTTCCGTGAAATGCGAGATGAAACGCTCCAAGTTGTGTTACTGGGTTATTTTGAATGGTTCATAAAAGAGATTGATAAAAATGAAGAAATGAAATTCATTTTACGCTCAACTTATTTTCCGCCAATTCGATTGGAAAAAGAAATTGCCGAATTGATAAATCCGTTTTTTGATAACTTGCATCGTCATTTGACCAGGATGCTGAGGGAAAGGGAACGACACGAAAAAATCTTATATTCAGATGATTATTCCAGCTGTGCTTTAGCATTTATTACAGTCACGGAAGGCACCATTACGGAACTGGTGTATAGCGGCATAGAAGGTTATGAAAAGCGATTCAAGTCGGTTTGGCCCGTTTTTTGGCGTGGCCTGATTCGTTAA
- a CDS encoding MFS transporter, producing the protein MNNHMVVLFTLLLNLFIAFLGIGLVIPITPTIMNELNISGAVVGYMVSAFALAQLIFSPLAGRAVDKYGRKPMIISGLFIFSISELLFGLGETVEVLFISRILGGVSAAFIMPAVTAFIADITTTQTRPKALGYMSAAISTGFIIGPGIGGFLAEISTRLPFFFAAGFGIFAMFLSLLLLKEPERQSETAHQYGEQKKGFGRILSPMYFVAFMVVLISSFGLASFESLFSLFVDRKFGFTPKDIALVISIGAIVGVIVQVGLFDRLTRWWGEIRVIRYSLLVSTLLVLILTFVTSYWSILLVTILVFVGFDLVRPAVTTYLSRIAGNEQGFVGGMNSMFTSVGNILGPIAGGLLFDINFNYPFYFATVVLAIGISLTFAWKSPEAIEEKAAV; encoded by the coding sequence ATGAATAATCACATGGTGGTTCTTTTTACATTGTTGTTGAACTTGTTTATCGCTTTTCTTGGAATCGGGCTTGTTATTCCAATCACCCCTACAATCATGAACGAGCTGAATATTTCAGGAGCGGTTGTCGGATACATGGTTTCCGCCTTTGCACTGGCCCAACTCATTTTTTCTCCACTGGCTGGCCGAGCAGTGGATAAGTACGGACGGAAGCCGATGATTATATCGGGACTGTTTATCTTCAGTATTTCCGAGCTTTTGTTTGGGCTTGGAGAAACGGTTGAAGTACTGTTTATTTCACGCATTCTTGGTGGTGTTAGTGCAGCCTTTATTATGCCTGCAGTTACTGCCTTTATCGCAGACATCACAACAACGCAGACACGGCCAAAAGCGCTCGGTTATATGTCCGCTGCCATTTCTACAGGGTTTATCATCGGGCCCGGAATTGGCGGTTTTTTGGCCGAGATTAGCACCCGGCTTCCTTTTTTCTTTGCCGCTGGATTTGGTATATTCGCGATGTTTTTATCGCTTTTGTTATTAAAAGAACCGGAACGCCAATCCGAAACGGCACATCAATACGGAGAACAGAAGAAGGGCTTTGGCCGGATTTTATCGCCCATGTATTTTGTCGCGTTCATGGTAGTTTTGATTTCTTCATTCGGCTTGGCTTCGTTTGAATCACTCTTTTCATTGTTTGTTGATCGTAAATTCGGCTTTACTCCGAAAGACATCGCACTTGTCATTTCAATTGGGGCGATTGTTGGGGTAATTGTGCAAGTTGGCTTATTTGACCGATTGACGCGCTGGTGGGGAGAAATCCGTGTGATCCGCTACAGTTTGCTCGTTTCAACGCTTCTTGTTTTGATTCTGACATTTGTGACCAGTTACTGGTCCATATTACTCGTGACCATTCTCGTCTTTGTCGGGTTTGACTTGGTTCGTCCTGCTGTGACAACTTATCTTTCCAGAATCGCCGGAAATGAACAAGGCTTCGTCGGGGGCATGAATTCTATGTTTACTAGTGTCGGAAACATTTTGGGGCCGATTGCCGGGGGATTGCTATTCGATATTAATTTCAATTATCCCTTCTATTTCGCCACTGTTGTATTGGCGATCGGAATTTCCTTAACGTTTGCCTGGAAATCGCCTGAAGCGATAGAAGAAAAAGCAGCGGTTTGA
- a CDS encoding ROK family protein, giving the protein MLKQFAESTAPKTKGLRTLYNLVRKLGPVRINTLTELTGYKHVTCTRLLDELVQEGLIYDSGIGASSGGRKPMMYVIKPDAFYLIGTEITSLYTTVLLLDLNLDIIASKKLKMAAHCTGEFTLNFVTQSVDELLASHNIQKDKLLGIGVGFIEPIDKERGVLLNPHLFPAGGWQDLNIIEYLQQKNTVSVFFDNGTNLAALAEYRKHYWKETDNLVFVSSDTEIRCGTISHGKLVNNNSGMDDAFGHTIIDMHGRRCLCGAYGCLQAYSSLPAIHDEVVRQIKRGRSSSISEIIKDAEEIDLHHVLSALEEKDPLCVEVTKDAAYYFGIGLSNLIYLLRPEIVICGGTLVPQSLFYEIAADTAQNRLKQFPNSHVQILKSTGAYNIVAQGAGCLVLDHFTEEK; this is encoded by the coding sequence ATGTTAAAGCAGTTCGCAGAATCGACAGCGCCTAAGACAAAAGGATTGAGGACTTTATATAATCTTGTCCGCAAGTTAGGGCCGGTAAGAATAAATACTCTTACTGAACTGACAGGCTATAAGCACGTAACTTGTACACGGCTGCTGGACGAGCTTGTTCAGGAAGGCCTTATTTATGACAGCGGTATTGGAGCTTCCAGCGGTGGACGCAAACCGATGATGTACGTTATCAAACCCGATGCTTTTTATTTGATCGGGACTGAAATCACCAGTTTATATACGACTGTTCTTCTCCTAGATCTCAATCTGGATATTATCGCCTCAAAAAAATTAAAAATGGCTGCCCATTGCACCGGTGAATTTACGTTAAATTTCGTTACGCAAAGTGTAGATGAGTTATTGGCCAGCCACAACATCCAAAAGGATAAGCTGCTTGGAATCGGTGTCGGCTTTATCGAACCGATCGATAAAGAGCGAGGAGTTTTGCTCAATCCCCATCTGTTTCCCGCCGGCGGTTGGCAGGATTTGAACATTATCGAGTATTTACAACAAAAAAATACTGTCTCCGTCTTTTTTGACAACGGTACCAATTTGGCTGCATTGGCAGAATACCGCAAACATTATTGGAAAGAAACAGACAACCTGGTGTTCGTCTCTAGTGATACGGAAATTCGGTGCGGCACCATTTCCCATGGCAAACTGGTTAATAACAATTCGGGAATGGACGATGCCTTTGGACATACTATAATTGATATGCATGGCAGGCGCTGTTTATGCGGTGCATACGGCTGCCTTCAGGCTTACAGCAGCTTGCCGGCCATCCACGATGAAGTAGTGCGCCAAATAAAACGCGGACGCTCTTCCTCCATTTCGGAAATAATCAAAGACGCAGAAGAGATAGATTTGCATCATGTGTTAAGTGCCTTGGAGGAAAAAGACCCTCTTTGTGTGGAAGTAACAAAAGATGCAGCTTACTACTTTGGAATTGGCCTCAGTAATTTAATTTATTTGTTGCGGCCGGAAATCGTCATATGTGGAGGCACTTTAGTTCCGCAGTCTCTTTTCTACGAAATAGCGGCGGATACGGCACAGAACAGGCTTAAGCAATTCCCCAATAGCCATGTCCAAATTTTAAAGTCTACTGGCGCATACAATATTGTGGCACAAGGAGCTGGCTGCCTGGTGCTCGATCATTTTACTGAAGAGAAATGA
- a CDS encoding NupC/NupG family nucleoside CNT transporter, which produces MSILIGILGILLLIGISWFMSNDKKNINFRAVVIMMAVQFFLAWFMLNTSIGKTVLQKIVDFFNKILSFGNEGIAFVFGELSTGGYFFINVLMMIVFVSSLLSILTYTRILPLAIKYIGGTVAKVTGLPKVESFVAVNSMIFGDTTAILSVKSYLHKLGPNRLFIVVTSSLVAVSCSILGAYMQLLPPEYVLIALPINVFSGLILASIVAPVTNDDDEEINIEEMIPEKSLFEAIGNGALIGGKTALIVGAMLITYIGLLAMANFAFDNTIGMTFQELLGFVFAPVAFIMGIPPSEIVRAGSIMGTKVAANEFVAMLDFVKIMPEMSAKTVGIVSAFLISFANFSSIGIILGTVQAINAEKASELAKVGLKVLFVATMGSVMTGTIVGIFL; this is translated from the coding sequence ATGTCTATACTTATTGGAATTTTGGGGATCCTTCTACTGATCGGGATTTCTTGGTTTATGTCGAATGACAAGAAAAATATCAATTTCCGTGCAGTGGTCATCATGATGGCTGTTCAGTTTTTCTTAGCTTGGTTTATGCTTAATACTTCAATTGGTAAAACGGTTTTGCAAAAGATTGTAGATTTCTTCAATAAAATTTTATCTTTTGGTAATGAAGGGATCGCATTCGTTTTCGGTGAACTGTCAACTGGAGGCTACTTCTTCATCAATGTTCTGATGATGATTGTCTTCGTATCCTCACTTCTTTCCATTCTGACGTATACTCGAATTTTGCCATTAGCTATCAAATACATTGGTGGTACTGTTGCGAAAGTGACGGGATTGCCAAAAGTAGAATCTTTCGTAGCCGTCAACTCGATGATTTTTGGAGATACAACCGCTATCCTGTCTGTAAAGTCTTATTTGCATAAGCTTGGACCAAACCGGTTGTTTATCGTTGTAACATCGTCCCTGGTTGCTGTGTCTTGTTCGATTTTAGGAGCGTATATGCAGCTTCTTCCACCTGAGTATGTCTTAATTGCCTTGCCTATTAACGTATTCTCTGGATTGATCCTTGCATCGATCGTAGCGCCGGTTACGAATGACGATGACGAAGAAATTAATATTGAAGAAATGATTCCTGAAAAGTCTTTGTTTGAAGCAATCGGTAACGGTGCTTTGATCGGCGGGAAAACAGCTTTAATCGTTGGAGCTATGCTAATCACATATATCGGATTGCTGGCGATGGCCAACTTTGCATTCGATAACACTATTGGCATGACTTTCCAAGAACTTCTTGGTTTTGTTTTTGCGCCAGTTGCCTTTATTATGGGTATTCCACCTTCTGAAATTGTTAGAGCAGGTTCAATCATGGGAACAAAAGTTGCTGCAAACGAATTCGTAGCCATGCTTGATTTTGTTAAGATTATGCCAGAAATGTCTGCTAAGACAGTAGGTATCGTCTCAGCCTTCTTAATCTCATTTGCTAACTTCTCATCTATCGGGATTATCTTAGGAACGGTACAAGCCATTAATGCTGAAAAAGCGAGCGAATTGGCAAAAGTCGGATTGAAAGTATTGTTTGTTGCTACTATGGGTTCTGTCATGACAGGAACGATCGTAGGAATATTCCTATAA
- a CDS encoding fructose-1,6-bisphosphatase encodes MLSAKYLDLLGQKYDSEEKVATEIINLEAILELPKGTEHFVSDLHGEFQAFQHVLRNGSGNVKVKIRDLFKDEMQEEELNEFATLVYYPEEKLPLIKSNFNNTVELHECYIDILERMMKLVSYASSKYTRSKLRKALPKQFVYIIEELLYKSDEYKNKKDYYTKIVQQLISLGQADKLIIGLAYTIQRLVVDHLHVVGDIYDRGPHPHKIVDTLIDYHSVDIQWGNHDVLWIGAFAGSKVCLANILRISARYNNLDIIEDVYGINLRPLLNLAEKYYEDNPAFRPKRNSEITLTEQEQLQITKIHQAISIIQFKLESPIIKRRPCFDMEDRLLLEKVDYDKNEVTLHGKTYSLENTCFATINPEQPDELLEEEKQVMDKLLLSVQHSEKLARHMKFLMKKGSLYLKYNGNLLIHGCIPLDEEGNMEQMEIEGKSYAGRDLLDVFEQYLRYAFAHPEETDDMATDMAWYLWTGEYSSLFGKREMTTFERYFIKEKETHKERKNPYYHLREDEEMCRKILAEFELDPDNGRIINGHTPVKEREGENPIKANGKMIVIDGGFSKAYQPTTGIAGYTLLYNSYGMQIVAHQHFNSKEEVLINGTDVLSVKRLVDEELERKLVRETNIGEVLQQEITILNSLREYRYMK; translated from the coding sequence ATGTTAAGTGCGAAGTACTTGGATTTATTAGGACAAAAATATGACAGTGAAGAAAAAGTGGCGACTGAAATTATTAATCTGGAAGCCATACTGGAGCTGCCAAAAGGCACGGAACATTTTGTAAGCGATTTACATGGCGAGTTCCAGGCATTTCAGCACGTCCTGCGGAATGGTTCCGGCAACGTCAAAGTCAAAATCAGAGATCTTTTCAAAGATGAGATGCAAGAAGAGGAACTAAATGAATTTGCTACACTGGTGTATTATCCTGAAGAAAAACTGCCATTAATCAAGAGCAATTTTAATAATACGGTTGAGCTGCACGAGTGTTACATTGACATTCTTGAGCGGATGATGAAGCTCGTTTCTTACGCGTCATCCAAATACACGCGCTCAAAATTGCGCAAAGCTTTGCCTAAACAGTTTGTTTATATTATTGAAGAGCTGTTGTACAAAAGCGACGAGTATAAAAACAAAAAAGACTATTACACAAAGATTGTTCAGCAGCTAATATCACTCGGCCAAGCAGACAAGCTGATTATTGGCCTTGCCTATACCATTCAACGTTTGGTTGTGGACCATCTTCATGTAGTCGGTGATATTTATGACCGTGGTCCGCACCCACATAAAATAGTAGATACGCTCATCGATTATCATTCTGTCGATATCCAGTGGGGAAACCATGATGTGCTATGGATTGGGGCTTTTGCCGGATCAAAAGTGTGTCTTGCGAATATTCTCCGCATCTCTGCACGATACAACAATTTAGATATTATTGAAGATGTTTATGGCATCAATTTAAGGCCGCTTCTGAATCTTGCTGAAAAGTACTATGAAGATAATCCAGCTTTCCGGCCAAAGAGAAATTCCGAAATTACCTTAACTGAGCAAGAACAGCTGCAAATTACAAAAATTCATCAAGCCATCTCCATTATTCAATTCAAACTTGAAAGTCCGATTATTAAAAGGCGTCCATGCTTCGATATGGAGGATCGTCTTTTGCTTGAAAAAGTAGACTACGACAAAAACGAAGTAACGCTTCATGGAAAAACGTATTCCCTGGAAAACACTTGTTTTGCAACAATCAATCCTGAACAGCCGGATGAATTGTTAGAGGAAGAAAAGCAAGTGATGGACAAACTGCTGCTTTCTGTTCAGCATTCGGAAAAACTGGCTAGACATATGAAATTTTTGATGAAAAAAGGCAGCCTTTATTTAAAATATAACGGAAACTTACTGATTCACGGCTGCATTCCGTTGGATGAAGAAGGTAATATGGAACAGATGGAGATTGAAGGGAAATCATACGCCGGCCGAGACTTGCTCGATGTTTTCGAGCAATATTTGCGCTACGCTTTTGCTCATCCCGAAGAAACGGATGACATGGCGACCGATATGGCCTGGTACTTATGGACAGGAGAATATTCCTCGCTGTTCGGAAAAAGAGAAATGACTACCTTTGAGCGGTACTTTATTAAAGAAAAAGAAACCCATAAAGAAAGAAAAAATCCTTACTATCATTTGCGTGAAGACGAGGAAATGTGCCGAAAAATTCTTGCTGAATTTGAGTTGGACCCTGATAACGGCCGCATCATTAACGGCCATACGCCTGTTAAAGAACGGGAGGGAGAAAACCCGATTAAAGCGAATGGCAAGATGATCGTCATCGATGGAGGATTCTCCAAAGCTTATCAGCCAACTACGGGAATTGCTGGTTATACGCTGCTGTATAATTCCTATGGCATGCAAATTGTCGCGCATCAGCATTTTAATTCAAAAGAAGAGGTTTTAATTAACGGAACCGATGTATTGTCTGTAAAAAGATTGGTGGACGAAGAACTGGAAAGAAAATTGGTTCGGGAAACGAATATCGGGGAAGTCTTACAGCAGGAAATTACGATTTTGAATAGCTTGAGGGAGTACCGATACATGAAATAG
- a CDS encoding SDR family NAD(P)-dependent oxidoreductase — MQNYTLLERFMFSSVTLNPFKMIDELNGKTVLITGASSGIGKELAYLLADADVHLILVARREEELRLITEEIEKGSAKATVFPADLRNTQQMAELLEFLHRLPEGLDIVVSNAGLSINRPIVHSLDRLHDFTRTMAINYFAPVQLLLSVIPLLAAKKGHIINVSTINALLLPIPYWAAYQASKTAFDTWLRSAAPELNSRGISTTTLYLPLVRTPMIEPTIAYRTAPAMSPVTVAELIGHSMYSKRKTYKPWWLIFGQLGSVTFRKPLEFIIYHTLKQKEPKKNGV; from the coding sequence GTGCAAAACTATACTTTGCTTGAAAGGTTTATGTTTTCTTCCGTCACACTCAATCCTTTTAAAATGATTGATGAGTTGAATGGCAAAACCGTATTAATAACCGGTGCCAGCTCGGGGATTGGCAAAGAGTTGGCTTATTTGCTTGCAGATGCGGATGTCCATTTAATATTAGTGGCCAGAAGAGAAGAAGAGCTGCGGCTAATAACAGAGGAAATCGAAAAAGGTTCTGCGAAAGCAACGGTGTTTCCTGCTGATTTGCGCAACACGCAACAGATGGCCGAATTACTGGAGTTCCTTCATCGACTGCCGGAAGGATTGGATATAGTGGTCAGCAATGCCGGATTATCCATCAACCGTCCAATAGTGCACTCGCTGGATCGCCTTCATGATTTCACGCGTACAATGGCCATTAATTATTTTGCACCGGTGCAGCTGCTGCTATCGGTCATTCCGTTGCTTGCCGCAAAGAAAGGCCACATCATCAATGTCTCCACCATTAATGCACTTTTGTTGCCTATCCCGTATTGGGCTGCCTATCAAGCATCGAAAACGGCTTTTGACACGTGGTTGCGATCCGCTGCTCCAGAATTAAACTCCCGAGGCATATCTACAACTACCCTTTATTTGCCTTTGGTGAGAACGCCGATGATCGAGCCAACCATCGCCTATCGGACTGCACCGGCCATGTCGCCTGTAACAGTAGCTGAACTTATCGGTCATTCTATGTATTCAAAAAGAAAAACTTACAAACCGTGGTGGCTGATTTTCGGGCAATTGGGTTCGGTAACGTTCAGAAAGCCGTTGGAGTTCATCATCTATCACACGCTGAAGCAAAAGGAGCCTAAGAAAAATGGTGTTTAA